The Polymorphobacter megasporae genomic sequence CGAGACATAGAGGCCGACCACGTCGTGCAGCTTCTCGGCAAACGCCTTGTCGTTGGACAGCTTGAAGCTCCGCCAGCGGTGCGGTGCCAGGCCATGGTCGTGCCAGATCTTCACAACCGAGGACGCAGCGATGCCGACCGCCTTGGCCATCGCACGGACCGTCCAGTGCGTCGCTTCATGGTCGGGGCGTTCAAGGGTCAGGGCCACGATCCTGTCGACGAGCCCCGCCTCGAGCGGAGCGATGCCCGGCGGGCGGGTCTTGTCGCGCAGCAAACCATCGACACCTTGGGCCATGAAGCGTTCCTGCCAGCGCCACACGCAGGTCTTCGACTTGCCGGCCGCCGCCATGATCGCGAGCGTTCCCAGCCCTTGATCCGTGAGCAGAATGATCCGTGCACGCCAGACATGCTTCTGCGGCGAACCCCGCGCCGAGACAATCGCTTCAAGCCGAGCCCTGTCTGAGGCCGTGACCTCGATCCTGATACCAGTGCGCATCCAACAACGTCGCACGTCCGACCGGCGCCGGGAATCCCCAACAGGACTCGTCCGTCTCGTTCAATCCACTAGGACAAAATTGGTCTGCGTCACTGGTCCGGCGGCACTCGACGGATGGTCGGCATGCAATTTATACCAACATGGTCGGACAAGGCGTTTTGCAGCGATGTTGCCCAATATAACGTGGGTCCGCCTTTCTCCCGACGACTCCCTGAGAGAACTTTCGATAATATGCTTACGCGACGAAGCTCACAGCTTCTTGCGGCGTCCGCATATCCATGTTGCGGCCGCGGTTCAGGTGATCGTCGATCTCGGCGATGGCACCGATCATGCGGCCGTAGAGAAAGACGTTGAAGGCTGCGACCTCGAGCCGGTGCTCGTCGACCCGACCCGCGACGTAATCCTGCCAGAAGATCGCCAGTAGCAACGCGGCGATGACGCCGTCGATGTTGACGCAGAACACGGTATCGGATGCGCCGACGTCGTGGAGGGCTTGGACGAGTTCGCCATAAAAGTCGTGGAAGACGTTGTACTCGCCCTGCCGAGCCAGATACTCAGCGATGAAGCGCTCGCGCGGATCGAGGTTGACCGGCTCGCCGCGAAATACCGGGTGATGGACGCCAGGCAGCGCGCCGGGACCGCCGGCCCCCGTTTCCCGCGCGGCGCGGCGTTGACGCCGGTAGTCCTTGGCAAAGTCGAGCGCCATTGCGCGCAGGTCGAGGCCGTGCGCGCGGTCACCCGGGTCGGTCAGACTGCTATCGCGGAAGCGATCAAGCAGAAAGACGATGCCTTCGAAGCCGTTGCCGCCGTGGCTGAAGCCCGTATGGGTGAGGAAGCCTATAACCGCCTTGTTGAGGTGCACCCGGCGCGGCGTCTGCGGGCCGTCGGCCGATACCGCCCCCTTCGCACCCTGTGCCGAGATCGCGCCGGGGCCGTTCGAGACGAGTAGACCGATAAGAAGCTCAAGCGCCTTCCCTGCACCGGCGGCGGGCTCTCCGGTTAGTGCAAGGAATAGGTTGTCGGCCATCGACCAACTGCCCAAACGGTCGGCGTGAAGGATCCCAAATAGGGTCACCGCACCATGCTCGTCGGCGCAGATCGACGCGCCGATCATTACTCCGTAAAGCCGCAGGTACCATGGAAGTGTCTCGGCGGTTAGCCGCGAGATCCGTTTACGCATCAAAGGCCCCCAAGCCAGCGTCGTCGCGATAGCCGCCAGAACTGCGTCGCGCGAAGGTGGCTCGCCGAGCCCCGCGATGAATTGCACGAACGCCGACGTCGCATCGCGCTTGGCAATCGCCATTAGCATGGCGGCGGCGCGCGGGTCGCTCGCTTCATCGGCTTCGGCGACGAACCGGGCTCGGTCTGCGGCACTCATCCGGATCGTGGACACGTCAATCGAAGTGTCCCATGCATCGCGCACCCCTGCCGCCGCGAATGCATCGATCAGCAGACGAGTACAGTCGAGCGCTCGTTCAACTCGCGCCGGGCCGATGAGCGCGGCCGCAGCGGCCATCACGGTGTTGGGCGAGTTTCCGGCGCGCCGTGCAGCCTCGGCCGCAAACAGCGCTGGGTCGCCCGCGAGTTCCATCTCAGCCCCGATCGCGATGTCAAGAAGCGTCTGGTCGGCTGTGGTGACGAGTTCGTGGGTCAGCGGCAGCGCAAAGACGGCGCTGAGCGGCTGAAGAGCAAGGTCGAGAATCGAGTGGCGATGGACGCTTGTCACCTGCGTCGCTGCGTCCATCTGACTCGCGCCAGACATGTCCTTCATGTTCTGGCGCGGAATGACCGCACCGACTTGACGCGCTAGCGCCGCAAGTTGCTCGTCGTAAGGAGCCGGCGCTGCTACCAGCGGCAGTGCGAGGTCGGCGGGCAGCGCGATGCCCTGGTCGTTCGCGATCCACGGCTTCAGCGACAGGTCTCCCCGCGCCGCGAAGTCGGGGCCGATGCCGTTCAGTTTCATCACCGCCGTCAGCGCGGCGGGAATATCGGCGATATTGGTGACAACCGCCCCGCGCGCGCTGACGGCCGGGGTCTCGGGGGTAAATAGGCTATCGACCCCAAACAGGTTCATCAGCCACCGTTCCTTCGCCTCGGCGCTGTCGCCGGTTCCCGCCATCGCACCGGCATGGCCGACGGCGCGGGTCAGCCGCGATTTCCAGCGTCCGACGACGCAGACCACCGCCGGTTTCGACAAGTCGAGGTCGCGCTCGTAGTAGCCTCCGGGCTCAACGTACAGAACCGCCGCCCTCGACCGCTCATCGCAGTTGAAGGCGTAGGCGAAATCGCGCGCGCCATAATGAATGTAGACGTCTTTGCCTGATGAGATCAGCGTCGTTGTCCCCCAGCCGAAGGTCGCGAGATACTGCGCAATCGTCGTCGTGAAACCGCCCGAGTTAGAGAAAATCGCGACCGACCCCTTGAGCAGCGATTCGGCCGGTGCGTCGCCGCCCAACGCACCGCCGATCCGGACGCGGTTCCACGAGTCCGCCATGCCGAGACAGTTGCCGCCGAAGATGTCGACTCCTGCGCTTTGGCCAAGCGCCCGGACTTCGCGCGCGTCGTGGACCGAGATTTTCTCGGTGACGATGACGATCTTCGTCAGCGCGCGGTTGACGCGGATCAATTCGGCAACGCCGTCGCGAACGCCGGATGGCGGCAAATAGACGACTCCGGTGTTGAAGACGTGCCCGGCATCCAGCCCTTCGCGGACGTTGCTGAATACGGGAATGTCGCCGATTGCGGTTGCCAGCTTCTGCCCGGACCGGCCCGGCGAAGTGCCGAACGCGACATTGCCGCCCGAAAAGACATGACAAACCGGCGTTACCTGGCGCGATTCACCCCCGAGAATGTTCAGTACGCAGACCTGATCGGCGCGCGTGGCAACGTCGGCGAGCGAACCGATTCCGAGGAAATAGGGAAACTCCGCGATGCCGCGCGTCAACATCTGACCGGCTCCGCCAAGCGCATCGCCTGCGCGACTGCCTCTCGGCCGCCGCCGCGCATCCACGTGTCGACCTTTCGGGCGTAAAGCACGACCTCCGACATTGCGCTGTCGAAACCGAACTGGCGGTATGGTAGCCCGAGGCTGTCACATGTCTCCGCCAGCGCGCCCATGCCGCGGACGAGGTTTGGGCCGCCGCGGGCAACGACGACATACAACGGCGTCGACCCGTGCTGACTAAAGTGTTCGCGCAGCGCATCGCCCATTGCACGGAAAGTCTCGTAGATGTCGGTATTGTTCGATTTGCCGCCGACGATGAACAGGACGTTCGACTGCTTCAGCCAGTGGCGGTAGCAAATGGCCGCCACCTGCTTCATTTTCTCGTATGGCGGATTGCCTCCAAAGTCGGTCGAGATAATCGCGGCATCCCCGAGCATTTCAGTGACCAGCGAATTCGCCCCGCCGCCAAACGTCGGCGCGAGGACGGTGCCGTGCGGATTTAGAACGAACACGTCGGACTGTCCTTGATGTGTCCGCAACGTGTTGACCTCTCGCTCGAATGCAGAGGCGTCATCGGCGAACAGGTGCGCGGGGAGATCGAGCCGCTCCCAGCGATGATCGTCACGATCGAAGCCGCATTTGAAGTCGCACGCGACCGGGGTCAGCCGTCCGTCGCGCCCGCGCTGCATCCGGATCGGGTTCACCTCAAGGGCGGTCATGCCGTAGTGGTGAACGAGCTCCCACAGCTTAGGCAGGTGCTGGACCAACGGCGAGATGAGTTCACGCGGGGCACCGATGTCAGTCAGCGCATTGGCGACGACGAACGCCTTCAGGCCCGTCAGCGCGTCGAACGGCACGGTCGCGACCTGACCTGGCGAAAGATCTTCGATATCGACACCCCCAAGGTGGGTTAGCGTCATCGTCGGCGCACGGTAGATCGTGGAGTCCGAGATCGAGAAATAGATTTCGTGCGTCGCAGGCACGCCTCCCTCGAAGGTCACGCCATTCGCTTTGACTAACGAATCGCCATGCCGATGCTGAGCGAAGAAGAGTCGCTCTTTTTCCGCCAAGGCGGTAGCGAGGTCGACTGCGCGGCCGACCAAGCCTGCCTTCCCTTTCTTTCCGACGGCACCCCGGAAGATCGGCTTAATAAATATGGACCCGTGTCGGTCGATCAGGGCTTGGATTGCGTCATCAGACGCGTCGGCACCTATCACTTCGGCGGTCGGAAAGTTGACATAACGAAGTAGCCTGGCCCCTTGATGCATCCCTGCAATTTGCATAGCGCTTTACCTCGTAGGCTCTTTCACGAGCCGTAGAAGAAAGGTTTTGCTTGCGTTTCCTGACACCAACCTGTCGCCGAGCAGGTCCAATCTCTGATTGATTGGAATAGTCGCCGCGGACGGCGCGTCCGTGACGTCGCCGAGGCGACAAGGATGGCTGCATCGATGATCGGGATCATTTGCCAGAAGCCCGCCTAACTTGTTCGGCATATTTTTGGTGGGGTTAGCCTGTTCTTCTGCATCATGGGTACGGTTGCGCGCGACCGTTCTCGCCATGGGGGAGCCGGAACTCGACCCGAAGTCCGGGGTAGTTGTCCGTCAGTCGCAATGTTGCGCCATGAACCGAGGCTACTGCCGCAACGAGCGCGAGTCCGAGTCCCGACCCCGGCGCACCTCGGCTGTCGTCGAGCCGGTAAAAGCGCTTCAGCACGTGCTCGCGCGCGGCCTCGGGAATCCCCGGACCATTGTCTGCCACCGATAGCACGATGCCATCGTCACGACGTTGCAGCGTGACCGCGATTTGGCAACCGGCGGGAGTATGGAAGATTGCGTTTTCAATCAGGTTGGTCAGTGCCTGAACAAGCATTTCTGGATCGGCGCGACCGTGAATGCCCGGTTCGATCGCACTTACAAGAATGTGTCGCGCGTCATCGGTAACCGGGCGATAGATATCGACCAGGTGCAGCAAGCAGTCGCTCAGATTGGCTTCGACGACCCGGCTCCGCGCACTGCCCGCTTCCAAAGAACTAATGCGCAGCAACGTGCGAAAGACACCCAGAATTTCGTCGGTCTGTGCAATGGCCGCGTCGATTTGGGTTTCGGTCGCTTCGTCCGGATTATCTTTAAGCGTTTCGAGGCGGTGCCGGAGTCGGGTCAATGGCGTGCGAAGATCGTGCGCAATGTCAGTCGAAATCTGTCGCATACCTTCGAGCAGAGCCTCGATCCGTTCGAGCATGCGGTTGAGATTGGCCGAGAGATGATCAAACTCGAGGCTCATGCCAATCGCCGGCAAGCGTTCGGTCCAATTTCCTTGCATGATGTGCTCAACCGACTGATTGACACGGCCAAGACGACGCAAGAAAACTGTCCCGATGGCGAAGCCTCCCACGAGCGCCAACAGGATTATGCCGACACCAAAGAGGACGCTTGACCCACGGAGTCGCTGACGGAGTTCATCCAAATCGGAATTATCGCTCGCGACGACGAGAATAGCGCCGTCCGGGAGCTTGACGCCCAAGGCCCTGAGTTGAACCGCCTCCACGGTACCCGCACGATCAGGATTGGAGTTCTTCACGAATATCTGATGCCACCCGGTTGCAGCGGTCGACGCGGGTAGGCTGCCCGCAAGGAGGTGTCCGGAGCGATCGATCATGCCATATCTCAGGTCATGTTCGCGCACTGCATTTTCGCGGCGGACCACCGACTCAATCGCCTCTGTGCGTCCGGCGTCGCGATCCTCATCGACAAGGATGGCCACTTCGGCTGCCACAGTGTCGTCGGCGACTTCGGTCGCATATCGATAGACCGTCCGATCCACGACAATTAGCAATGCGATCGTACCAATCGCGAACACTGTCGCCATCAACAGTGAGAATCGGAACGCACCGCTGCGGAGCGGACTCATTCTAAGCATCCAGCCGGTAGCCCGCACCGCGGATGGTGTGGATCAGGTCGCGATCAAACCCACGGTGCACTTTCGCACGTAACCGGCTTATATGGCTCTCGATCAGATTCGTGCCCGGGTCAAAGTGAAACGACCAGACATTCTCGAGCAGCATCGTTCGAGTAACGATCTCGCCGACATGCTGCATCAGATATTCAAGTAGCTTATATTCCTGTTGCTGCAGATCGATTGGGATATTGGCCCGCGTCACGGTCCGCTTGAGCAGATCGACTTCGAGATCCCCGGCGATCAGCCGGGTAACGATATTAGCCATCGGCGGCCGCCGCCCGAGCGCAGCTACCCGGGCCAGGAGTTCCGAACCGGCGAAGGGTTTGATGAGGTAGTCATCGGCCCCGGTTTCCAATCCTTCGACCCGGTCATCGACGCTGTCCATTGCCGTCAAAAACAGTGCCGGCGTCCGGATGTTCGCGCTGCGGAGCGCCTTCAGCACTCCAAGACCGGTGATTCCCGGGACCATTCGGTCGAGAATGAGAACAGCATACGTGTCGCTGGTACCAAGGAAAACGGCGTCCGGGCCATTGGCGCACTCATCGACGATGTGGCCAGCCGCGCGCAGCAGCCGCGCGACATGCTCCCGCACTTCGCAGTCGTCCTCAAGGAGCAGGAGTTTCATCGTATGACCCTGTCGCGTCTGAGCAAGCCGGCTAGCGCTGAAAGCGAAAAATGCGAAGCATAGACAATTTGGCAATTCCTAACTTGGCTTGAGCGTGGCCGACCCGGTGGCGTCTATCCCGTCATCAGGGCATTCCGCCTCGACGGGAACAACTACGCGTATCTTTGTCTATTTGACGACAGCCGCCACGCTGGCCAACTCCGCCGTGGTCGCCGCGCCGATCGCGATCAAGTTCAAGGGGGACAAGCTTGCACCGATCGCTAGTGTGATGCTCGCCAGTGCGCGGGCAAGCGCCCTCACCGCGCGTCCGGATGTCATCATTGCTCAGGAACTGGAGAAAGAGGCGCGAGGGCGCGGCCTGCGGTATTCGTTCGATATCAAGAGCAAGGGCAAGACTTTCGAAGTCGGGATCGACACACGTACCATCAAGCTCCTCGAAAATAAGCCGGACGGTCCGAACGCCGATTGATCGCCTGGGCGCCGCTGGCTCATCCATGAAGGAGAATACTCGTGTCGGCTGAGCGATGAAGCATTGGGAATTCCCAATCTCTCTGTCATCGATACGTCGCTGAACCGCAATTTCACCGTCATTTGCCGGCCGCAGAAGACCGCGTCCGGCGAATAACGTCAGCGTTTCAGAGGTGATAAATGTCTTTAGGGCTTACCAAGATGACATTGCTGAGCTCGGCGACGCTCATCGCGAGCTCGGCGTTTGCCGACGCGGCACCTGCCGACCAGGCTGCGAGCGACATCGTCATCACCGGCGTCCGCGCAAGCAAGACCGCTCGCGCCGAGGAGCGCGCTGCGCCGAACCTCGTCAATGTTCAAGCCGCCGAGGACATCGTCAAATATCCCGACTTCAACGCCGCCGAGGCGCTCGGACGCATACCTGGCGTCAGCCTCGCGATCGACACGGGCGAGGGGCGCTTTGTCAACATCCGCGGGCTCGATGGCAACCTCAACGGCACGACGTTCGGCGGGGTAACCCTCCTAAATACCCAACCTGGTGGTACCTATTTCGGCGGCGGCGGCCGCGCGGTCGAACTCGATACCGTGCCGGTCGGCGCGATCGACCGGCTCGTTGTCCGCAAGACCGGCCTGCCCGACCAGGAGGCCGAAGGCCTCGGCGGCTCGGTCGAATTGACGCCGCGGACCGCCGTCGGCCTGACCAAGCCGTTCTTCGAAGGCACGCTCGGCGGCGGCTATCAAAATGCGCACAAAAGCGGCGACGTCTTTATCGGCGAGGCCGCCGCCGGCACCGCGTTTGGCCCTGACAACCAGTTTGCCGTGGTGCTGACCGGTTCGTTCCATACGGATAAGCGCGGCTTCGACGACGTCGAGCCCGGCCTGCTCGATGCGGTCCAGCCGGGGACGCCCGGCGACAAAGTGCTCGATAGCCTCGACCTGCGCCGCTATACCTACAACCGCCGCCGTTTCGGCTTCGGCGGCGAGCTCGACTGGAACCCCGACCCGAAGAACCATTATTATCTGCGTGCGAACGACGCGGGGTACACCGAGTCGGTCAAGCGCTCGATCCTTCAGTATCGCGGCCTTGGAGACACCACAACGACCAACGGCAACATCATCACCGCGACAGGGGTCGACGCGCGTGTCACACGGCGAGACGAGCAAGAGACCCATCTCAACTTCATCGCGGCTGCCGGTGGACACAATGACCTCGAGAGCGTGATCCTCGACTATCAGATGTCGTACACCTCGGCGACGTATCACCGCGATTACGATCGCAACACGACCTTCTCGCGGGTTGGCCAGCCCGGCTTCACGGTCGCGTACGACAACACCACCCGCGTCGTGCCGATGCTGACGACGACCGGCTTCAATCCGAGCGACCCGAGCCAGTTCACGCTCACGGGTGCGACGAATACCACCGAGCGCGCGCACGACCGCGAATATGCCGGCGTGTTCAATGTCACGGTGCCGACGACGCTGCTCGGCGGCGACGGTGCCTTTAAAATCGGCGGCAAGCTTCGCTTCCGCGACAAGATCGACGCACCGAACAACCTGACCTACAGCGGCGTGCCGGCAACGTCGCTAAGCGCACTGCTCGGCGAAGGGCCGTTCACCGATTATTACGCTGGCACCTACAACGTCGGCTATGCGCCGAGCGTACCGGCTACCCGCGCTCTGTTGGGCTCGCTGACGCAAATCACCAGCGCGTCGAATGCCCAGCGCAACGCCCAAGGCTTCTTCAACGATACCGAAAACATCTACGCTGGTTACGCGCAATATTCGGGCACGTTCGGCAAGCTTGGCGTCCTGGTCGGCGTCCGCGTCGAGAACACCGATGGGACCTATCGCGGGACGACAATCACTGACGGCACTGTCTTCACACCGTCGTCACGCAAGTCGAGCTACACCAACTTTTTCCCGACGGTGCAACTGCGCTACGACATCGCCGACAACCTTGTCGCACGGGCGACATATTCGACCGGTATCGGGCGTCCCGGATTCCTCCAGCTCCTCTCGGGCGCTGTCGTCGACACCGGCAATCAGGCAGTGTCGGTCGGCAACCCGAACCTCAAGCCGACGACTGACAACGCCTTCGACGGCGCGGTCGAATATTATCTGCCCAACTCAGGGATCGTCTCGGTCGGGGTCTTTGACAAAGAATTCAACAACTACATCATTAACGGCATCACCTTCGACAATAATTATCCGGGCATAACCGGGCGGACGACGATCACCACCTACACCAATGTCAGCAGCGCCTATTCGCGCGGCGTCGAAGCACAATATAACCAGAAGTTCAGCTTCCTGCCGGCACCATGGAACGGTTTCGGTGTCGTCGCCAACGCGACCTATGTCTGGTCGAAATTCCAGATCCGTCCCGGCGAGACTAGTCGCCTGCCCGGAACCTCGCCGCTGACGTACAACGCAGGCGTGTTCTATGAGGCGAACAAGATGCAACTGCGGGTGTCGGTCAGCCATGTCGACGCAGCGATCTTCGGCGTCGGCGGTGGTGCGGGCTTCGATACGTTCGAGGACCAGCGCACCCAGGTAGACCTGACTTCGTCCTATCAGTTGTTTCCGAAGATGACAGTTTACTTCAACGCGCGCAACCTGAACAACTCGCCTCTGCGCTATTACGAAGGCTTCGCCAACCGCACGACGCAGCGCGAATTCTACGATCAAAGCTACGAGGCAGGGTTCCGGTTCAAGTTCTAGGGGTTAACGTGCCGGACCCGAGTGAAGGATGCTAATTATGCGACGTATAACTGCCAGTGCCCTGTTGATGCTGTTCGCGACACCGGTGCTCGCTGCCGACCCCGGCATGATCGTCAGCAAGCGCATCCCCGGCCCCGACGGCGGCTGGGATTATGTCAACGTCAGCGCCGACGGCAGGACGATGCTCGTCTCACGCTCCGATGGCGTGATGACGATCGATCTCGCAACCGGAGCGGTAAATCCGCGCTTAGTCGCGGCGCAGCGGACACACGGCGCGGTGACGGTGCCCGGCAGCACGATCGGAATGGTCACGAGCACGATCAGTGGCGGGGCATTACTGTTCGACGCGGTTTCGGGAGCGATTGTCGCCGACATCAAGACGGGCACGAAGCCCGACGCCGCCGCATATGACCCCGCGACGGGGATGCTGCTGGTGATGGACAACGCGGGCGGCGGCGTCGCGGTGATCGATCCGAAGACGAAGGCACTCGTCGGCAAGGTCGCGGTAGCGGGCGCGCTCGAATCGGCGGCGGTCGACGGTAAGGGCACGCTC encodes the following:
- a CDS encoding TonB-dependent receptor, which translates into the protein MSLGLTKMTLLSSATLIASSAFADAAPADQAASDIVITGVRASKTARAEERAAPNLVNVQAAEDIVKYPDFNAAEALGRIPGVSLAIDTGEGRFVNIRGLDGNLNGTTFGGVTLLNTQPGGTYFGGGGRAVELDTVPVGAIDRLVVRKTGLPDQEAEGLGGSVELTPRTAVGLTKPFFEGTLGGGYQNAHKSGDVFIGEAAAGTAFGPDNQFAVVLTGSFHTDKRGFDDVEPGLLDAVQPGTPGDKVLDSLDLRRYTYNRRRFGFGGELDWNPDPKNHYYLRANDAGYTESVKRSILQYRGLGDTTTTNGNIITATGVDARVTRRDEQETHLNFIAAAGGHNDLESVILDYQMSYTSATYHRDYDRNTTFSRVGQPGFTVAYDNTTRVVPMLTTTGFNPSDPSQFTLTGATNTTERAHDREYAGVFNVTVPTTLLGGDGAFKIGGKLRFRDKIDAPNNLTYSGVPATSLSALLGEGPFTDYYAGTYNVGYAPSVPATRALLGSLTQITSASNAQRNAQGFFNDTENIYAGYAQYSGTFGKLGVLVGVRVENTDGTYRGTTITDGTVFTPSSRKSSYTNFFPTVQLRYDIADNLVARATYSTGIGRPGFLQLLSGAVVDTGNQAVSVGNPNLKPTTDNAFDGAVEYYLPNSGIVSVGVFDKEFNNYIINGITFDNNYPGITGRTTITTYTNVSSAYSRGVEAQYNQKFSFLPAPWNGFGVVANATYVWSKFQIRPGETSRLPGTSPLTYNAGVFYEANKMQLRVSVSHVDAAIFGVGGGAGFDTFEDQRTQVDLTSSYQLFPKMTVYFNARNLNNSPLRYYEGFANRTTQREFYDQSYEAGFRFKF
- a CDS encoding winged helix-turn-helix domain-containing protein, whose translation is MKLLLLEDDCEVREHVARLLRAAGHIVDECANGPDAVFLGTSDTYAVLILDRMVPGITGLGVLKALRSANIRTPALFLTAMDSVDDRVEGLETGADDYLIKPFAGSELLARVAALGRRPPMANIVTRLIAGDLEVDLLKRTVTRANIPIDLQQQEYKLLEYLMQHVGEIVTRTMLLENVWSFHFDPGTNLIESHISRLRAKVHRGFDRDLIHTIRGAGYRLDA
- a CDS encoding sensor histidine kinase; translation: MSPLRSGAFRFSLLMATVFAIGTIALLIVVDRTVYRYATEVADDTVAAEVAILVDEDRDAGRTEAIESVVRRENAVREHDLRYGMIDRSGHLLAGSLPASTAATGWHQIFVKNSNPDRAGTVEAVQLRALGVKLPDGAILVVASDNSDLDELRQRLRGSSVLFGVGIILLALVGGFAIGTVFLRRLGRVNQSVEHIMQGNWTERLPAIGMSLEFDHLSANLNRMLERIEALLEGMRQISTDIAHDLRTPLTRLRHRLETLKDNPDEATETQIDAAIAQTDEILGVFRTLLRISSLEAGSARSRVVEANLSDCLLHLVDIYRPVTDDARHILVSAIEPGIHGRADPEMLVQALTNLIENAIFHTPAGCQIAVTLQRRDDGIVLSVADNGPGIPEAAREHVLKRFYRLDDSRGAPGSGLGLALVAAVASVHGATLRLTDNYPGLRVEFRLPHGENGRAQPYP
- a CDS encoding ATP citrate lyase citrate-binding domain-containing protein, which codes for MQIAGMHQGARLLRYVNFPTAEVIGADASDDAIQALIDRHGSIFIKPIFRGAVGKKGKAGLVGRAVDLATALAEKERLFFAQHRHGDSLVKANGVTFEGGVPATHEIYFSISDSTIYRAPTMTLTHLGGVDIEDLSPGQVATVPFDALTGLKAFVVANALTDIGAPRELISPLVQHLPKLWELVHHYGMTALEVNPIRMQRGRDGRLTPVACDFKCGFDRDDHRWERLDLPAHLFADDASAFEREVNTLRTHQGQSDVFVLNPHGTVLAPTFGGGANSLVTEMLGDAAIISTDFGGNPPYEKMKQVAAICYRHWLKQSNVLFIVGGKSNNTDIYETFRAMGDALREHFSQHGSTPLYVVVARGGPNLVRGMGALAETCDSLGLPYRQFGFDSAMSEVVLYARKVDTWMRGGGREAVAQAMRLAEPVRC
- a CDS encoding peptidase M4 — translated: MADPVASIPSSGHSASTGTTTRIFVYLTTAATLANSAVVAAPIAIKFKGDKLAPIASVMLASARASALTARPDVIIAQELEKEARGRGLRYSFDIKSKGKTFEVGIDTRTIKLLENKPDGPNAD
- a CDS encoding YncE family protein, with product MRRITASALLMLFATPVLAADPGMIVSKRIPGPDGGWDYVNVSADGRTMLVSRSDGVMTIDLATGAVNPRLVAAQRTHGAVTVPGSTIGMVTSTISGGALLFDAVSGAIVADIKTGTKPDAAAYDPATGMLLVMDNAGGGVAVIDPKTKALVGKVAVAGALESAAVDGKGTLYVNVEDKGELVVIDVARKAVVRTIQLTGCEDPGGLALTKQGYLISACANGHAKVVEARSGRLLADIAIGSRPDAVIYDGPRDRAYVPTGGDGALTVIDTTVVPSGVGVVSTQKGSRTGAADPATGNVYLPGARFAPAEAGQRPKAIPGSFEVLVVSR